A stretch of the Haloarcula ordinaria genome encodes the following:
- a CDS encoding PspA/IM30 family protein, which produces MGLFGRISFFIRSKLNALLNRASDPASELDYSYEQLRDELQKVTRGIADVTTQKKRLEIHRRRLRENVEKHDGQARSALQQGREDLARRALEKKQAHVTQITELSGQIDSLQETQDRLVGKRAELSSQIEQFRTRKESMKARYEAAEASARVAEAFTGVGDTMEDVSRSLERATERTEQMEARAAALEELEESGALESVLDEGDSIDAELDRLSNERAVEYELETLRAEVEGDEERTVESAD; this is translated from the coding sequence ATGGGACTCTTCGGTCGCATCTCCTTTTTCATCCGGTCGAAGCTCAACGCGCTGCTGAACCGGGCGTCCGACCCCGCGTCGGAGCTCGATTACTCCTACGAGCAGTTGCGCGACGAGCTCCAGAAGGTGACCCGGGGCATCGCTGACGTCACCACCCAGAAGAAACGGCTCGAGATTCACCGCCGACGGCTCCGTGAGAACGTCGAGAAACACGACGGACAGGCCCGAAGCGCCCTCCAGCAGGGCCGCGAAGACCTGGCGCGTCGCGCGCTGGAGAAGAAGCAGGCCCACGTGACCCAGATTACGGAGTTGAGCGGCCAGATAGACTCGCTCCAGGAGACCCAGGACCGGCTGGTCGGCAAGCGTGCGGAGCTCAGCAGTCAGATCGAGCAGTTCCGCACCAGGAAAGAGAGTATGAAGGCTCGCTACGAGGCCGCCGAAGCGTCGGCGCGTGTCGCCGAAGCCTTCACCGGCGTCGGCGACACGATGGAGGACGTCTCGCGGTCGCTCGAACGCGCCACCGAACGCACCGAACAGATGGAGGCCCGGGCCGCCGCGCTCGAGGAACTCGAGGAGAGCGGCGCGCTCGAGTCCGTCCTCGACGAGGGCGACTCCATCGACGCGGAGCTCGACCGGCTCTCGAACGAGCGGGCCGTCGAGTACGAGCTCGAGACGCTGCGCGCGGAGGTCGAAGGCGACGAGGAGCGGACCGTCGAATCGGCCGACTGA
- a CDS encoding uroporphyrinogen-III synthase: MRESPRLRVAVFRPDDERIADAVELLESLGADPVPDPMLAVEPTDYTPREDADYVILTSKTGVELAADAGWDPGAATVCAIGSATADALKEAGYDVDVVPEEYSSAGLVERLADEVAGSRVEVARSDHGSAVLTEGLEDAGAYVHETILYRLVRPAGAGESTELAAEGKLDAALFTSSLTVQHFLDAATERGIREAVVDGLHEATVGAIGDPTRDTAEHAGLSVDVVPETADFETLACAVVEDAAPTHHE, from the coding sequence ATGCGCGAGTCGCCTCGCCTCCGCGTGGCCGTCTTCCGGCCCGACGACGAGCGTATCGCCGACGCCGTCGAACTGCTGGAGTCGCTGGGAGCCGACCCGGTCCCCGACCCGATGCTGGCCGTCGAGCCGACCGACTACACGCCCCGCGAGGACGCCGACTACGTCATCCTGACGAGCAAGACAGGCGTGGAACTCGCGGCCGACGCGGGGTGGGACCCCGGTGCGGCGACGGTGTGTGCCATCGGCTCGGCCACCGCCGACGCCCTCAAAGAGGCAGGCTACGATGTCGACGTCGTGCCCGAGGAGTACTCCTCGGCCGGGCTGGTCGAACGCCTCGCCGACGAGGTGGCGGGTTCGCGTGTCGAAGTCGCCCGCTCGGACCACGGTTCGGCGGTCCTGACCGAGGGCCTGGAGGACGCCGGCGCGTACGTCCACGAGACGATACTCTACCGGCTCGTCCGGCCGGCCGGTGCTGGCGAGTCGACCGAACTGGCCGCCGAAGGAAAACTCGACGCGGCGCTGTTCACGTCCTCGCTGACCGTCCAGCACTTCCTCGATGCGGCCACGGAGCGCGGCATTCGAGAGGCAGTCGTCGACGGGCTGCACGAGGCGACGGTCGGCGCTATCGGCGACCCGACGAGGGACACGGCCGAGCACGCCGGGCTCTCCGTCGACGTCGTCCCGGAGACGGCGGACTTCGAGACGCTCGCGTGTGCCGTCGTCGAGGACGCGGCCCCGACGCACCACGAGTAA
- the cobA gene encoding uroporphyrinogen-III C-methyltransferase gives MSEDDVGKVYLVGSGPGDPDLLTVKARDLLETADVVLHDKLPGPEILGMIPDEKREDVGKRAGGEWTPQEYTNARLVELAQEGKTVVRLKGGDPTVFGRGGEEMVHLAEHGIPFEVVPGITSAIAGPQAAGIPVTHRDHTSSVSFVTGHEDPTKAESMVDWQALADTGGTIVVLMGVGKLPDYTAALLDAGMAPETPVALVERATWPDQRVATGTLETIVDVRDAEGIEPPAITVIGDVAGQREAVVEFLEGY, from the coding sequence ATGAGCGAGGACGACGTCGGGAAGGTGTACCTCGTCGGCTCCGGTCCCGGCGACCCGGACCTGCTGACGGTGAAGGCCAGGGACCTCCTGGAGACGGCCGACGTGGTCCTCCACGACAAGCTCCCCGGCCCGGAGATTCTGGGCATGATTCCCGACGAGAAACGCGAGGACGTCGGTAAGCGGGCGGGCGGCGAGTGGACGCCCCAGGAGTACACGAACGCGCGCCTCGTCGAACTCGCCCAGGAGGGAAAGACGGTGGTCCGACTCAAGGGTGGCGACCCGACGGTGTTCGGCCGGGGCGGCGAGGAGATGGTTCACCTGGCCGAGCACGGGATTCCGTTCGAGGTCGTGCCGGGCATCACGAGCGCTATCGCCGGCCCGCAGGCCGCGGGCATCCCGGTGACCCACCGCGACCACACCTCTTCGGTCTCCTTCGTCACCGGCCACGAGGACCCGACCAAGGCGGAGTCGATGGTCGACTGGCAGGCCCTTGCCGACACCGGGGGGACGATCGTCGTCCTGATGGGCGTCGGGAAACTGCCCGACTACACGGCCGCACTCCTGGACGCGGGGATGGCCCCCGAGACGCCGGTCGCACTGGTCGAGCGGGCGACATGGCCCGACCAGCGCGTCGCGACGGGCACCCTCGAGACCATCGTCGACGTGCGTGACGCCGAGGGCATCGAACCGCCGGCCATCACGGTCATCGGCGATGTCGCCGGACAGCGGGAGGCGGTCGTGGAGTTCCTGGAGGGGTACTGA